Proteins encoded together in one Planctopirus ephydatiae window:
- a CDS encoding FKBP-type peptidyl-prolyl cis-trans isomerase: protein MKSSLLRFAFQEIAFRAMAVVLTMSITGVAMSAETEVPLPKLPAGAGAVDANAPKTFTTTKSGLKYRVLREGKGAKPKATNAVEVHYHGWLDNGKVFDSSYDRKESISFGLNQVIPGWTEGMQLVGEGGMIELEIPSELGYGARGAGGVIPPNAKLHFLVETLKVK from the coding sequence ATGAAAAGTTCTCTGCTGAGATTTGCCTTTCAGGAAATTGCCTTCCGGGCCATGGCTGTCGTTTTGACAATGAGCATTACAGGAGTCGCTATGAGTGCTGAGACCGAAGTTCCACTTCCCAAGCTGCCAGCCGGTGCCGGGGCCGTCGATGCCAATGCCCCCAAGACCTTCACGACCACCAAATCAGGTCTCAAGTACCGCGTTCTCCGCGAAGGCAAAGGAGCCAAGCCCAAAGCCACCAACGCTGTTGAAGTTCACTATCACGGCTGGCTCGACAATGGCAAAGTCTTCGACAGCAGCTACGACCGCAAAGAATCCATCTCCTTCGGACTCAACCAGGTCATCCCCGGCTGGACCGAAGGGATGCAGCTCGTCGGTGAAGGGGGCATGATCGAACTCGAAATCCCCTCCGAACTCGGCTACGGCGCTCGCGGTGCCGGTGGCGTCATCCCCCCCAACGCCAAACTCCACTTCCTCGTCGAAACTCTCAAAGTCAAATAA
- a CDS encoding M3 family metallopeptidase, translating into MAELLDNPLLATSGLPDFARIEASHVVPAVRATVETALKKLDAIESHLQPTWAGIMSPVEEMERPFTWSWGPVGHLLGVRNSPELRAAYEEVNPEVVRYSLRVRQSEPIYKALVTLEQSPEWERLSPAQKRIIKDRIKDAELAGIGLQGDARKRFGEIEERLAVLSTQFMNNCLDEIKAFSLDLTTEEEIAGFTPTLRHLTAQSWNRAHPESATKATAEQGPWRITLDFPVYGPFMEHAKRRDLRENLYRAFITLASQGEHNNEPIMRELLSLRKEKAHLLGKNSFAEVSLMRKMAPSVDAIRHMLHELRDTSWGAAQQDLADLKAFKVSSGDTDEIKPWDVPFWAERLRESRYSFTDEQIRPYFPFERVLEGLFGLIHRLFGVTIEQAKEPVSVWCSDVRFYHVLDETGQKMAAFFLDPYSRPENKRAGAWMDTCLLRQKVGDELQLPVAYLVCNQTPPVGERPALMTFREVETLFHEFGHGLQHMLTIIDHPDASGINGVEWDAVELPSQFMENWCYHKPVLMGMTRHYETGAPLPEDLFNKIVAARTYRAGSMMLRQLLFGLTDLELHHDYDPAGNESPFDVQRRISQTCAVIPLIPEDRSLCSFQHIFSGGYAAGYYSYKWAEVLSADAFSAFEEAGLDDEKAIEQVGRRFRNTVLSMGGSRHPMEVFRDFRGREPSPEALLRHMGLTKV; encoded by the coding sequence ATGGCGGAACTTCTCGATAACCCTCTTCTGGCAACCAGCGGGTTACCAGATTTTGCCCGTATCGAAGCCTCCCATGTTGTCCCGGCTGTGCGTGCGACCGTCGAGACCGCTCTCAAAAAACTGGATGCCATCGAATCCCATCTGCAGCCAACATGGGCTGGCATTATGTCCCCCGTCGAAGAGATGGAACGTCCCTTCACCTGGAGCTGGGGCCCCGTGGGTCATCTCTTGGGTGTTCGCAACAGCCCCGAACTGCGCGCTGCCTATGAAGAGGTCAATCCTGAAGTCGTGCGCTACAGCCTGCGGGTCAGGCAGAGCGAGCCGATTTATAAAGCCCTGGTGACTCTGGAGCAGTCGCCGGAGTGGGAGAGACTTTCGCCAGCCCAGAAGCGAATCATTAAGGATCGCATCAAAGATGCCGAACTGGCAGGGATTGGTCTGCAAGGCGACGCGCGAAAGCGGTTTGGCGAGATTGAAGAAAGACTGGCTGTCCTTTCCACACAGTTCATGAACAACTGTCTCGATGAAATCAAAGCTTTCTCACTCGATCTTACCACGGAGGAGGAAATCGCCGGGTTCACTCCCACACTCAGACATCTGACGGCCCAGTCGTGGAATCGTGCTCATCCGGAAAGTGCAACCAAAGCGACCGCGGAGCAGGGCCCCTGGCGCATCACGCTCGATTTCCCGGTCTATGGCCCTTTCATGGAGCACGCGAAAAGACGCGACTTGCGCGAAAACCTCTATCGGGCATTCATCACTCTCGCTTCCCAGGGTGAACACAACAACGAACCGATCATGCGGGAACTGCTGAGCTTGCGCAAAGAGAAGGCGCACCTGCTGGGCAAGAACTCGTTTGCGGAAGTCAGCCTGATGCGCAAGATGGCTCCCAGTGTGGATGCCATTCGCCACATGCTGCATGAACTACGCGATACGAGCTGGGGAGCAGCACAGCAGGATCTCGCCGATCTGAAGGCGTTCAAAGTCTCCAGCGGCGATACCGATGAGATCAAACCCTGGGATGTTCCCTTTTGGGCCGAACGGCTGCGCGAAAGCCGGTATTCGTTCACCGACGAGCAGATTCGTCCCTACTTCCCGTTCGAACGTGTTCTTGAAGGATTGTTCGGGCTGATTCATCGACTCTTTGGTGTCACGATTGAGCAGGCGAAAGAACCCGTCAGCGTCTGGTGCAGCGATGTCCGCTTTTACCACGTGCTGGATGAGACGGGCCAGAAAATGGCCGCGTTCTTTCTCGACCCTTACTCGCGGCCCGAAAACAAGCGGGCCGGTGCCTGGATGGATACCTGCCTCTTAAGGCAAAAGGTTGGTGATGAACTTCAGCTTCCTGTCGCGTATCTCGTGTGCAATCAAACCCCGCCTGTCGGTGAGCGGCCAGCCCTCATGACCTTTCGTGAAGTGGAAACGTTGTTCCACGAGTTTGGTCACGGTCTTCAGCACATGCTGACCATTATCGATCATCCCGATGCCTCGGGAATCAACGGCGTCGAATGGGATGCTGTCGAACTCCCCAGTCAGTTCATGGAGAACTGGTGCTATCACAAGCCAGTGCTGATGGGGATGACTCGTCACTACGAGACCGGGGCACCATTGCCAGAAGATCTTTTCAACAAGATCGTCGCAGCCCGCACTTATCGCGCCGGGTCGATGATGCTCAGGCAGCTTCTCTTTGGTCTGACGGATCTCGAGTTGCACCACGATTACGACCCTGCAGGAAACGAATCCCCTTTTGATGTGCAGCGCCGCATCAGCCAGACCTGTGCAGTGATTCCCCTCATCCCGGAAGACCGCTCGTTGTGCTCATTCCAGCATATTTTTTCGGGCGGCTATGCTGCGGGATACTACAGCTACAAATGGGCCGAGGTTCTCTCTGCCGATGCCTTCAGTGCCTTTGAAGAGGCGGGTCTTGATGATGAGAAGGCGATTGAACAGGTGGGCCGCCGCTTCCGCAATACGGTGCTGTCGATGGGTGGCAGCCGACATCCGATGGAAGTCTTCCGCGATTTCCGTGGTCGCGAACCCAGCCCTGAAGCTCTTCTGAGACACATGGGTCTGACGAAAGTGTGA
- a CDS encoding secretin N-terminal domain-containing protein — protein MLTSIPPGLRAVRTLFPQTQKSVWWGCAQLLLCTACTLLSPSEMVYGREPIVPLTNGQQKVSPHHTNSGYGVNAPAVGDQQDSGPRVKLNHWGSNWQKVFEQLAEESQSELIMERVPTGRFTRIDKQEYSRADAIRILNKEIEPLGFRLIEKGKFIVLMDLPSIRPKYQPVELHTSPYTPAQQLQAQQSQSAYGPPLQTPGMQPARPVTPPPSGPYAQVPPGMSAQHPLSAPYEAAPTLHPGQIQQISGQQIAGLPSQSPVAPLPAAQTPQNFMPQNVVTQNVMTLGHEVPAAANTHPLSQPVAPAAGHPLAASEIKPVPQPVAKPPVAIAFKPRQHKAAELAKVLYRSHKDNARLVDAGRAGKPAFSVSRLPGKSKTAIEFMVSIDDERDQLYIDGSEAVARGVVDLLTSLDTRGDWPSDAKIVPTTPQAAIMLAQYQPDLEKMRRQNRLTVAQAGNTPAANPQRENDDSFAPAPAQAKPEASQPPRGNSAISDVVTNLKGDVNIEAIGDLGVLILRGNEADVEQVMKVIRELEALSENTAPQLHVLYLSHTDSPAMSELLTLVFDSLAKFPGRATQPRQNVAIIPVDTPNALIIVAPKTDLDSILELAEELDQPTDPESEFEVFSLKTAVASQVVTNITAFYATRVGLGARVLAIADPRSNSVIVRARPRDLDQVKALIAKVDRDEMAAVNQVKIIPLKNAVAVELSTVINAAIQSVLSPPSNQAANQGGANSGLGGNQVAEDFRQVRPAILSFLAGDKKALRSGMLADIRITPDTRMNSLILSAPEQSIPLLEELIRQLDQPTAAVAEIKVFTLTNADASQLVTQLQQLFSPSGNQQGGGNNALRQQLGLAVAGADDASSNLIPLRFSVDTRTNSITAIGGAEALRVVEAILLRLDESDLRERKNVVFKLKNSPALAVSTAVTQFVNSQLQLSQQNPNLVSSVEQLEREVVVVPETGTNSLLISATPRYYDEITRLVMELDQAPRQVIIQALIVEVTLDNVDEFGVELGLQDSVLFDRSVVDDLVTLTETTTSPNGTQTTTQRVVSQTAAPGFLFNNPNTPLGNNTTIDPSRVGSQGLSSFSLGRVNNDLGYGGLVLSAGSESINVLIRALASRRRLQVLSRPQIRTLDNQQAQIQVGQQVPIVDGVQIGATGLANPQIRQDQAGIILTVTPRISPDGTIVMELIAEKSQFRGNGVPIFTDATNGNVIESPIKDISAARTAISVPNGQTVVMGGMITATDETSERKVPFIGDIPIVGHLFRYDSKSHVRTELLIFLTPRVISSDADSEFIKDVEMGRLHFIECEAEEIHGPLRAINAPVMGEPDWTNQLPPSVPPVNPMPPSPGLQNPPGNPAPQLLPQPPIPDVPGQTRKQLKDPSIQQASATDEMQPDPYGHLPDSGVIQITRPSVAESSKGSSPSRKGEPTKVQDKSAAPPRKWYSLRR, from the coding sequence ATGCTGACATCAATCCCTCCCGGATTGCGGGCTGTAAGAACATTATTTCCACAGACTCAGAAAAGTGTCTGGTGGGGTTGTGCTCAGTTGCTGCTGTGTACGGCCTGCACACTGCTCAGCCCGAGCGAGATGGTCTACGGCCGCGAGCCGATTGTGCCATTAACGAATGGCCAGCAGAAGGTCTCGCCTCACCATACGAACTCTGGTTATGGGGTGAATGCTCCTGCTGTCGGAGATCAGCAGGATTCCGGCCCTCGAGTGAAGCTCAACCACTGGGGTTCAAACTGGCAGAAAGTCTTCGAACAACTGGCCGAAGAATCACAGTCTGAGTTGATCATGGAGCGTGTCCCCACGGGTCGCTTTACACGCATAGATAAGCAGGAATACTCGCGGGCTGATGCCATTCGCATTCTCAACAAAGAGATCGAACCTCTCGGCTTTCGACTGATTGAAAAAGGGAAATTCATCGTCCTGATGGATTTGCCCAGCATTCGTCCCAAGTATCAGCCGGTCGAATTGCATACATCGCCTTATACGCCTGCCCAGCAGCTTCAGGCGCAGCAAAGCCAGAGTGCTTACGGGCCACCATTACAGACCCCCGGCATGCAGCCAGCCAGACCTGTCACACCTCCTCCCTCTGGCCCTTACGCTCAAGTTCCTCCCGGGATGAGTGCGCAGCATCCATTGTCTGCACCCTATGAAGCAGCTCCCACATTACATCCGGGACAGATTCAGCAGATCAGTGGTCAGCAAATTGCCGGTCTGCCGAGCCAGTCACCTGTGGCCCCTCTTCCCGCTGCTCAAACACCACAAAACTTCATGCCCCAGAACGTCGTAACCCAGAACGTCATGACACTGGGACACGAAGTACCTGCTGCGGCCAATACCCATCCGCTATCGCAACCTGTGGCACCAGCTGCGGGTCATCCCCTCGCAGCCAGTGAGATCAAGCCTGTCCCACAGCCAGTAGCCAAACCACCCGTGGCGATTGCCTTCAAACCCCGGCAGCACAAAGCGGCTGAATTGGCAAAAGTGCTGTATCGCTCGCACAAAGATAATGCCCGGCTGGTGGATGCCGGTCGTGCTGGCAAGCCGGCGTTCTCTGTCTCCAGGCTTCCCGGTAAAAGTAAAACTGCCATTGAATTCATGGTCTCGATTGATGATGAGCGCGATCAGCTCTACATCGATGGTTCCGAAGCGGTGGCCCGCGGAGTGGTCGATCTGTTGACTTCGCTCGACACCAGGGGCGATTGGCCGAGCGATGCGAAGATCGTTCCGACGACTCCTCAGGCAGCGATCATGCTGGCACAGTATCAGCCCGATCTGGAAAAGATGCGCCGGCAGAATCGACTCACGGTCGCTCAAGCAGGCAATACTCCCGCTGCCAATCCCCAGCGGGAAAATGATGATTCCTTTGCACCTGCCCCCGCTCAAGCTAAACCTGAGGCATCACAGCCACCCCGTGGCAACTCCGCGATTTCCGATGTCGTGACCAATCTCAAAGGTGATGTGAACATCGAAGCGATTGGGGATCTGGGTGTACTGATTCTGCGTGGTAATGAAGCCGACGTGGAACAGGTGATGAAAGTGATTCGAGAGCTCGAAGCTCTCAGTGAGAATACCGCTCCCCAGTTGCATGTGCTCTACCTGAGTCACACCGATTCACCCGCCATGAGCGAACTGCTGACGCTTGTATTTGACAGTCTCGCCAAGTTCCCTGGCCGGGCAACACAACCCCGCCAGAACGTGGCGATTATTCCTGTCGATACCCCCAATGCATTGATCATTGTGGCACCTAAGACCGATCTCGATTCGATTCTGGAACTGGCAGAAGAACTCGATCAGCCGACAGATCCCGAATCGGAGTTTGAAGTCTTCAGTCTGAAGACCGCAGTCGCTTCACAAGTGGTGACCAATATCACCGCCTTCTATGCCACCAGAGTGGGTTTAGGTGCCCGCGTGCTCGCGATTGCCGATCCTCGTTCAAACTCGGTGATTGTGCGGGCTCGTCCGCGTGATCTGGATCAGGTGAAGGCGCTGATCGCCAAGGTCGATCGCGACGAAATGGCTGCTGTCAACCAGGTGAAGATCATTCCCTTGAAGAACGCCGTTGCTGTCGAACTCTCGACTGTGATCAATGCGGCTATTCAAAGTGTCCTTTCGCCTCCATCGAACCAGGCGGCTAACCAGGGGGGTGCCAACAGTGGTCTGGGTGGCAACCAGGTCGCCGAAGATTTCCGTCAGGTCAGGCCCGCGATTCTGTCGTTCCTCGCGGGTGATAAGAAAGCCCTGCGTTCCGGGATGCTGGCCGACATTCGCATTACGCCCGATACGCGTATGAACAGTCTGATTCTTTCAGCCCCTGAGCAAAGCATCCCTCTGCTGGAAGAACTGATTCGTCAGCTCGATCAACCCACAGCAGCAGTGGCCGAGATCAAGGTGTTTACGCTTACCAATGCTGATGCCTCACAACTGGTGACACAGTTGCAGCAACTCTTCTCACCCAGTGGAAACCAGCAGGGGGGCGGCAACAACGCGTTGCGACAGCAACTGGGGCTGGCTGTGGCAGGAGCTGACGACGCATCGAGCAATCTGATTCCACTGCGGTTCAGTGTTGATACCCGTACCAACAGTATTACTGCGATTGGCGGGGCAGAAGCCCTGCGCGTGGTGGAAGCCATCCTGCTCAGGCTCGATGAATCCGATCTGCGGGAACGTAAGAACGTCGTCTTCAAGCTTAAGAACAGCCCGGCACTGGCTGTTTCGACGGCAGTGACACAGTTTGTGAATTCACAACTACAGCTCTCACAGCAGAACCCGAACTTGGTCAGTTCTGTCGAACAGCTCGAACGCGAAGTGGTCGTCGTCCCCGAAACTGGCACCAACAGTCTCCTCATCAGTGCCACACCCAGGTACTACGATGAGATCACTCGACTGGTCATGGAACTTGATCAGGCACCACGACAGGTGATCATTCAGGCTCTGATTGTCGAAGTCACACTCGATAACGTCGATGAGTTTGGTGTCGAACTGGGGCTGCAGGACTCCGTGCTCTTCGACCGCAGCGTGGTCGACGACCTGGTGACTCTGACAGAAACCACCACTTCGCCAAACGGTACTCAAACCACCACACAGCGTGTTGTGTCGCAAACAGCAGCTCCCGGCTTCCTGTTCAATAATCCGAATACACCTCTGGGAAACAACACCACGATTGACCCCTCTCGAGTGGGTTCACAGGGCTTGTCGAGCTTCTCACTGGGACGTGTGAATAACGACCTGGGTTATGGTGGTCTGGTCCTTTCCGCAGGATCGGAATCGATCAACGTACTGATTCGTGCCCTGGCTTCACGTCGCCGATTGCAGGTATTGTCGCGACCACAGATTCGTACTCTGGATAATCAGCAGGCCCAGATTCAGGTGGGTCAGCAGGTGCCGATTGTCGACGGTGTGCAGATTGGCGCTACAGGATTGGCGAACCCTCAGATTCGACAGGATCAGGCGGGCATTATTCTGACAGTCACACCACGAATCTCACCCGATGGGACAATCGTGATGGAACTCATCGCCGAAAAAAGCCAGTTCCGTGGCAACGGAGTCCCCATCTTTACTGATGCCACCAACGGCAACGTGATTGAATCCCCGATCAAGGATATCAGTGCCGCTCGAACTGCCATCAGTGTTCCCAATGGCCAGACAGTTGTCATGGGGGGGATGATTACTGCGACCGACGAAACCAGCGAACGCAAAGTCCCCTTTATTGGCGATATTCCCATCGTGGGGCATCTGTTCCGATATGACAGCAAGAGTCATGTTCGTACCGAACTGCTGATTTTCCTGACACCTCGCGTGATCTCTTCGGATGCAGATTCGGAGTTCATCAAGGATGTGGAAATGGGCCGACTGCACTTTATTGAGTGTGAAGCCGAAGAAATCCACGGACCCTTGCGAGCGATCAATGCTCCTGTGATGGGCGAACCCGACTGGACGAACCAGCTCCCGCCGAGTGTGCCACCTGTCAATCCAATGCCACCATCACCTGGCCTGCAAAATCCACCGGGGAACCCGGCTCCACAACTCTTGCCACAACCCCCGATCCCGGACGTTCCCGGGCAGACCAGAAAACAGTTGAAAGACCCGTCGATCCAACAGGCGAGTGCGACTGATGAGATGCAGCCCGATCCTTATGGCCATCTCCCAGACTCAGGCGTCATCCAGATCACTCGCCCTTCAGTGGCTGAATCATCCAAGGGTTCATCTCCTTCCAGAAAAGGTGAACCCACCAAGGTCCAGGATAAGTCGGCCGCACCTCCCAGAAAGTGGTATTCACTCCGTCGATGA
- a CDS encoding TerC family protein, which yields MFSTELIIAFFTLTLLEIVLGIDNIIFIAILAGKLPKDKQNFARQLGISLAVVSRIGLLFSLSWVLKLKEPLFTILETSISGKDLVLITGGLFLIGKATYEIHHKVTVVHEAHKDGKAPASLFWMLAQVIAIDVVFSLDSVITAVGITENIPVIVAAVIVSVIVMLIFSGAIVRFVDDHPAIKLLALSFLLLIGVLLVGEGFHHKIPKGYVYFAMAFSLGIELLQMWQESNVRKAQHTTKPSSEATTSGH from the coding sequence ATGTTCTCGACCGAACTGATCATTGCCTTCTTCACGTTGACTTTGCTCGAGATCGTGCTCGGGATCGACAACATTATTTTCATCGCGATTCTGGCGGGGAAGCTCCCTAAAGATAAGCAGAATTTTGCTCGTCAACTGGGGATCAGTCTGGCGGTTGTTTCGCGGATTGGCCTGCTCTTTTCACTCAGTTGGGTTTTGAAGCTCAAAGAGCCGCTTTTCACCATCCTCGAAACCAGTATTTCGGGAAAAGACCTCGTTCTGATTACTGGTGGCTTGTTCCTGATTGGTAAAGCGACTTACGAAATTCATCACAAAGTGACCGTGGTGCACGAAGCGCACAAAGATGGGAAAGCTCCCGCTTCGCTCTTCTGGATGCTGGCCCAGGTGATTGCGATCGACGTCGTCTTCAGTCTTGATTCTGTCATTACCGCTGTGGGTATTACCGAGAACATCCCCGTCATTGTGGCAGCTGTGATCGTGAGCGTGATTGTGATGCTGATCTTTTCCGGAGCGATTGTGCGCTTTGTTGATGACCACCCGGCGATCAAGCTGCTGGCGCTCTCCTTCCTGCTGCTGATCGGTGTGCTGCTCGTGGGCGAAGGCTTCCATCACAAGATCCCCAAAGGCTACGTCTACTTCGCGATGGCCTTCTCACTCGGGATCGAACTGCTGCAGATGTGGCAGGAATCAAACGTGCGCAAAGCCCAACACACCACCAAACCATCCTCAGAAGCAACGACATCCGGCCATTAA
- a CDS encoding GNAT family N-acetyltransferase translates to MADFKGWSGKGELNPMAIEFRPCQFHEIDQLQDLFVAAVMELTAGNYSLEQRMAWALSAADKVTFCARMEARQPFVAMLHDRIAGYADLQPDGLIDHFYVAPWAKGQRVASGMLQHIEKLAHSKEMTTIHSLVSLTAEPFFLRKNFVVVERRIATRVGVTLPHALMKKDLTLKSTRESLPG, encoded by the coding sequence ATGGCTGACTTCAAGGGCTGGAGTGGCAAAGGTGAGTTGAATCCAATGGCAATCGAATTTCGTCCATGCCAGTTCCATGAAATCGATCAACTGCAAGATCTGTTCGTGGCTGCTGTCATGGAGTTGACTGCTGGCAATTACTCGCTTGAGCAGCGAATGGCCTGGGCATTGAGTGCAGCTGACAAAGTCACATTCTGTGCCCGGATGGAAGCCCGGCAACCATTTGTGGCTATGCTGCATGACAGGATCGCGGGGTATGCTGACTTACAGCCCGATGGCCTGATCGATCACTTTTATGTAGCCCCCTGGGCCAAAGGACAAAGAGTCGCCAGTGGCATGTTGCAGCACATTGAAAAGCTCGCTCATTCCAAAGAGATGACCACCATTCACTCACTCGTGAGTCTGACCGCTGAACCATTCTTTCTGCGGAAAAACTTCGTCGTTGTTGAACGACGAATCGCCACACGAGTTGGTGTCACGTTACCCCATGCCCTCATGAAAAAAGATCTCACGCTTAAGAGTACGCGAGAATCTCTACCGGGATGA
- a CDS encoding flagellar hook-basal body complex protein, translating into MGLTSALNTSLNGLSLNEVTIDVLGNNIANAGTNGFKASTVRFQTQLARTLSIGSRPTATDGGSNPRQVGLGATTSAISKDFTQGSLSNSTSASDLAIQGEGFFVMDGSSGRTYTRNGNFLRSSDSYLVNDQGQFVQGYGIDNEFNIVTTQLSPLRIPLGELNVAQRTSQITMGGALFPAGDLSTQGSLVNSEVLTDSVTGLPATGTALLSNVENAGGANYFNVGDTLTFAPRKGGRVVEAQTFAVTATSTLADYVNFMNNTLGIQSGAGIPNDATTGGQPGVTLTGGQIQVVGNTGTQNDISITAGDLKSNGAVVPLSFTQSESSNGESAATEFIVYDSLGQTVNVRMTSVLESRGPGATTFRYFLESADDSRPGVAIGTGLITFDSEGKITGDTTQMFTLERSDTAAVSPMQIEIDLSQISGISSAQSGSALNLSSQNGSKPGTLQSYVIDDQGLINGIFDNGLIRSLGQVVLARFANSDGLLEGGGTAFREGVSSGVPQIVTPGSFGAGTIASGKIELSNTDIGRNLVDLIVASTNYRGNARVISSVQDLTNELLLLGR; encoded by the coding sequence ATGGGTCTGACTTCTGCTCTGAATACGTCATTGAACGGCCTTTCTCTCAATGAAGTGACCATTGACGTACTTGGCAACAATATTGCCAATGCCGGTACGAATGGCTTTAAAGCTTCGACCGTTCGCTTTCAGACCCAGTTGGCCCGCACGCTGTCGATTGGTTCACGACCGACTGCCACTGATGGGGGAAGTAATCCTCGACAGGTGGGCCTCGGGGCGACGACTTCCGCCATCAGCAAAGACTTTACTCAGGGCAGCCTTTCGAACAGTACCAGTGCCTCGGATCTGGCGATTCAAGGGGAAGGCTTCTTTGTGATGGATGGTTCCAGCGGGAGGACTTACACCCGCAACGGGAACTTTCTTCGCAGCAGTGACAGTTATCTCGTCAACGATCAGGGCCAGTTTGTTCAAGGCTATGGTATTGACAATGAATTCAATATTGTCACCACCCAATTATCGCCTTTGCGGATTCCTCTGGGTGAGTTGAACGTCGCCCAGCGCACCTCACAAATTACCATGGGGGGAGCACTTTTCCCCGCGGGAGACTTATCGACTCAAGGCTCTCTCGTGAACAGTGAAGTCCTCACAGACAGCGTGACAGGACTCCCCGCGACAGGCACCGCTTTACTGAGTAACGTGGAGAATGCGGGGGGAGCCAACTATTTCAATGTCGGAGACACTTTAACCTTTGCACCTCGCAAAGGTGGGCGGGTGGTCGAAGCGCAAACGTTCGCAGTGACTGCCACATCGACCCTGGCCGACTACGTCAACTTCATGAATAACACCCTTGGCATTCAAAGTGGTGCGGGGATACCCAACGATGCCACCACTGGCGGGCAACCGGGAGTGACTCTCACCGGTGGTCAAATTCAGGTCGTGGGCAATACGGGAACTCAGAATGATATCAGCATTACTGCGGGAGACCTCAAGAGTAACGGTGCTGTCGTTCCCTTGAGCTTTACCCAGTCGGAATCGAGCAACGGTGAGAGTGCTGCGACTGAATTCATCGTCTACGACTCTCTGGGACAAACCGTCAATGTGCGCATGACCTCGGTTTTGGAAAGCCGTGGGCCGGGAGCGACGACCTTCCGTTACTTCCTGGAAAGTGCGGATGACAGTCGACCGGGAGTTGCGATTGGCACAGGACTGATCACCTTCGACAGTGAAGGGAAAATCACGGGTGACACGACGCAGATGTTCACACTCGAGCGCTCGGATACAGCGGCTGTCAGCCCCATGCAGATTGAAATAGATCTTTCTCAGATCAGCGGGATCTCGTCGGCACAATCGGGCAGTGCTTTGAACCTTTCCAGTCAGAATGGTTCCAAACCAGGGACGTTGCAGAGTTATGTGATTGATGATCAAGGATTGATCAACGGGATCTTTGACAACGGCTTGATCCGTTCACTTGGCCAGGTGGTACTGGCCCGATTTGCCAACTCGGATGGTTTGCTCGAAGGGGGTGGCACGGCGTTTCGTGAGGGTGTGAGTTCTGGCGTGCCTCAGATTGTGACACCTGGCTCATTCGGAGCGGGGACGATTGCTTCAGGAAAGATCGAGCTCTCGAATACTGATATCGGCCGTAACCTGGTCGATCTGATCGTGGCTTCGACCAATTATCGTGGGAATGCACGAGTGATTTCTTCAGTCCAGGATCTGACCAACGAGTTGCTGCTGTTGGGTCGATAA
- a CDS encoding prenyltransferase/squalene oxidase repeat-containing protein has protein sequence MSAGYLITLGDDLKRGLATFPVELAQRHARFIESRQQDDGGFGGRVEALDGTPLAADEATSDLYYAAFAVRSLVALGQLAPQVAQRAGNWMGQAWSPRLNVIDLVSWLYLSVVLQIEQGIETVSVQAANSSVSSEDVLEAVHRLEELRRPDGGYAKSMEGVSSSTYHSFLAALAYELVGQSPPEIARLMSFVKSRQRDDGGFVEIGPMKRSGTNPTAAAVALLKMYGEITPALKSDVAGYLSDVKASDGGYLANSRIPFPDGLSTFTALVTCRTLDIESPSPWRRVGAFMKSIEVPTGGFLAAGWDREADVEYTFYGLGIRALIGLEAKAAS, from the coding sequence ATGTCGGCTGGATATCTCATTACGTTGGGAGATGATCTCAAGCGGGGATTGGCGACGTTTCCTGTCGAGCTGGCACAAAGACATGCCCGCTTCATTGAGAGTCGTCAACAGGACGATGGAGGCTTTGGTGGTCGAGTGGAAGCCCTCGATGGGACACCACTGGCAGCTGATGAAGCGACCTCCGACCTTTACTACGCTGCCTTTGCCGTGAGATCACTCGTCGCACTGGGGCAGCTTGCTCCTCAGGTGGCACAGCGTGCGGGAAACTGGATGGGCCAGGCCTGGTCACCCCGCCTCAATGTGATCGATCTCGTGAGTTGGCTCTATCTGAGTGTGGTGCTCCAGATCGAACAGGGGATCGAAACGGTCTCGGTTCAAGCGGCCAACTCATCTGTGTCATCAGAGGACGTGCTGGAAGCGGTTCACAGGCTCGAAGAACTTCGCCGGCCCGATGGTGGATATGCCAAATCGATGGAAGGTGTATCGAGTAGTACCTATCACAGCTTTCTGGCAGCACTGGCTTATGAACTGGTCGGTCAGTCGCCCCCGGAGATCGCTCGACTGATGAGCTTTGTGAAGTCGCGCCAGCGGGATGATGGCGGGTTTGTCGAAATTGGCCCCATGAAGCGCAGTGGCACGAACCCTACGGCTGCTGCTGTCGCCTTGCTCAAGATGTATGGCGAGATCACACCGGCACTCAAAAGTGATGTGGCGGGCTATCTGAGTGATGTGAAAGCCAGTGATGGGGGTTATCTGGCGAACAGCCGCATCCCTTTCCCGGATGGATTATCAACCTTCACAGCGCTGGTGACATGTCGCACGTTGGACATTGAATCTCCCAGTCCGTGGAGGAGAGTCGGCGCTTTCATGAAAAGTATTGAAGTTCCTACGGGAGGATTTCTGGCCGCTGGCTGGGATCGCGAAGCCGACGTCGAATACACTTTCTACGGATTAGGGATTCGCGCACTCATTGGGCTGGAAGCGAAAGCCGCTTCCTGA